The region TTCCCAATGGGCGCGGTTTTTGAAGGGGAACAGCCCGTTCGGGACCTGGTTGGCGGTTTAGTGACCGGTTTCCCGGATTTTCATTTTGAACCAATCAAATTTCACCACGCCGATGACGCTGTGATTGTCGAAGCCCAAATGACAGGTACTCATCAGGCAGACTGGGCAGGGATTCCAGCCAAAGGAAAAAAACTGGTGTTGCCACTGGTCTGCATTTTTGATTTTGAAGAAGATCGTCTGATGAATGAGAAAGTGTACTTCGACTTTGCCGCGGTTCAGCGCCAGCTTGGCGGCTGAAATAGTAATCAATCGGTGAGATTAACTTTTTTCGAGTGTATTTGTGGCTGTTGATCAGGATGATC is a window of Acidobacteriota bacterium DNA encoding:
- a CDS encoding ester cyclase; amino-acid sequence: MTSHSSDSLRDRRQQAVQRHIDAENNADLDAMIASFHSPRYEVFPMGAVFEGEQPVRDLVGGLVTGFPDFHFEPIKFHHADDAVIVEAQMTGTHQADWAGIPAKGKKLVLPLVCIFDFEEDRLMNEKVYFDFAAVQRQLGG